From the Actinopolymorpha singaporensis genome, the window ACGTCACGGCGCCCGCGACGGCAGCAGCAGTCGAGCTCATCAGGGGACCCGTCCTCGCTCTCGCCTTCCCGCATTCAGCCGTACGGCATCGAGATTACGTCCGTCATTCGGGGGGTGAAACAGGGCCCTCGCCCGCCCGACCCCGAGGCTACGCCCCGCTGGTCGTGCGGCGGTGAAGGCCGACACGCTGTCAATCGTGGCTTTCCGCGATGCCGGTCAACTCCTGGTTGATCGACAAGGGCATCAAGGAGAAGATGTAGCCGCGTTGCCGAAGCGGTCAATCGCCGGTTGCGATGATGCTCGGACTGCGCTGTTCTGCAGCGGTCCGAACAGCACCGGAAAGGTCTCGCCAGTGCTCGCCTCGCCCGGTACGCTCGCGACGTTGTTCGAGGCCGGGAGTCGTGACGCTCGACGTGTGGCGATCCGGCGGTCCAGTTTGAACGTTAGGTTTCGTCAATGGCATGTCGGATCAGTGAGCTCGTACTCGGTTGTCGTGACCCTGAGACGCTGGCGAAGTTCTGGTGCGAGGTCCTGGACTTCGTCGTGCTCGACCGCGAGGGCGACGACATGTTCGAGATCGGGCCGCGGGAAGGGTTCGGTGGCCCGCAGCCGACAATCATCCTCAGCCGCAGGGATGAACCGGAGAAGGGCAAGTCGCGGTTGCACATCGATGTCAACGCCACCGATCGCGATCAGGACGCCGAGCTCGAACGCCTGCTCAAGCTCGGCGCTCGCCGAGCGGACATCGGGCAGACGGGAGAGGAGTCCTGGCATGTCCTGGCCGACCCCGAAGGCAACGAGTTCTGCCTGCTGAGGGCCCGACTCGCTCCGCTCTGACGCCCGCCGCTCACAGGCGGCTACCCGGCGTCGTCCCGGAACCAGCGCCGGCCCCGCTCGCAGAACGCCTCCACCTGCTCGCGCGGCGCCTCGTAGTCCGTCACCATCATCGCTGCCTGCAGCTGCTCTGATCGCCGTCCGCCAAAGGCTCGTACGACGTCAGTCGTCACCGGCTGTACGACGAAGTGCAGGTGCTTGCGCGCGGGCTCACCATGCGACCACTGGCACACGTACACCTGCTCGGGCTCGCACAGCGCCTCGACCATCCGCGAGGCGTCACGCAGCACCCGTCCCAGCTCCTCCGCGGCCTCGACGGACAACTCGGCGACCGCCACCACGTGCCGGCGCGGCGCCACGACGAGCGTGCCGAGGTTCAGCGGGCCCACGACGTGGTTGACCACCCAGTGATCGGTCTGGTGGATCACCCCGCCGGGAAGTTCACGTCTGCCCGCCAGCAGGTCGCACCCGAGACATCCCGTTACGTCGTTCTGCGCGTCCATGCCACCAAGCCTTCCACCGGCCACCCGGGTGCCGATCATGGGCCGGCACGCCGCTTGCGCGTGAGGCGAGAATCAGGCGCCCGCCCGAGGAAGACAGGTCCCTCCGACGAGCGAGCCGGCCAGCCCTCCGCTGGGAGAGGTTCGAGTGGTTGTCCATGGGAAGCCTCGTGGGAACCGCGGCCGGGAAGCTTCCGGAGTGGTTCGGACCCTGGGCCGGGGATCGCGCACGGTTCGACCTCGACGCGCACGGCGATCCGATGAACACCACCGGCACGTTCAGGGTGTTCCACGGCGTGGGTACGACCGACGAGGCCCGGGCCGAGTTCGAGGGCGACATCACCTGCCTCACGGTCGCCGGCCCGGCGGCCATCGCCACCGGCGTCATCACCCACGGCTACGCGGACCTTCCCCCACTCCCTGACCCGGACGTGACGGGGAAGAAGGTCTCCTTCACGGTGCTCGACCACGGCGGCCGGGACCGGATGTACTGGGCGTGGGAGTTCGTCGGCGCGCCGATCAACGACTGCCAGGGGCTCGCTCCGATGTTCAGGCCCAGCCACGGTGGCTTCCGGGTAGGCACCGACGACTGACCGTCACCAGGACCAGCCCCGGCCACGGGGGCTTCGCCACGGGTGCAAGTCCCGGCAGGTGTGGTAGCTTCGATCCCGGTTGGGCAGCTAGCCATGCGGCGTCGCCGCGGCAACTTCGAGCTGCGAGGCGAAGCATGAGCGAGCCCGCCAAGTTCCGCGAGTCGGCCCGGATCCCTTTCTACGAAGGGAAAACTCTTCGCGCCGTCCTCGCCACGGACGATCGTCGACTCGGCTTCCGACGGCTCCGACGCCTACCTCGCCGATGCGCACCGAGACAAACCATGGCGCCCCGAGCGTCCGATCACCCACATCCAGACGTGCACCCAGACCCTGTGCCTACCCGGTGGAGACCCGAGCGGCGACGACGCCTCCCGGATGCAACCCGCCCATTGGGCAGCCGACCCGGACCCCGTCGGCTGCCCACCCATCCCGATCGGGGTACCCGAGGAGTCGTTGTGACCGACCTCGACGAGCCCCGGCAGGGGAGCGCGGAGCCACGTTCGGCTCTCGCCGCCAGGAACGTGACCGGGCATCAAGTTCTGCTGATCACCATCGACGAGGACCTCGGGACCGCCAAGTACACCTACGGCTATCGGGCAGTCTCCGACGTCATCACCGGCCCGGACGGACGGCGGACAGTGCAGGTCACCCCGGACTCCACCCGTCCCACGCGCGCGAACAGCGTCACCTGGCCGGCCGAACTCGTGCTGGTCACCTGCGCCCCGGGATGCGCCTGCCAGTCCTGACCGCCGGTCAGCCGGTCGGTCAGCCGAGCTCCTCGTCGTCGAGCGGGACCCGCCGGGCCACGACGTCGCGTGCGAGTGCGAGCAACGGCCGCTCCTCGGCGTAGGCGCGGGCGCGCAGCCGCGTGAACGCCTCGTCGAGTTCCACGTCCAGATGGGCGGCCAGCATCCCGGTGGCCAGATGCACCTCGTGGTACGACAACGGCAGCTCGCCATTGTCCTGCGCGGGATCCGCTTCCTCCTCCGTGGATCCACTGCTGTCGGGTCAGCGACCTGACGCAGGAGCGCGGACGTTGCCAGGTCGGCGAAGATCGCGGCGTCGGTCAGCGCCTGAGCCGCCAGGCGGCCGGCCTCCCGGCTGTAGAGGTCGAGGGTGCCCAACCGGATCGCACCGACCTGCATGGGAAACGCGAAAGCGGCACCCAGTCCGAGACCCGTCACCGCCTGGGTGAACGCCGGCCAGCGGGTTCGTTCGGAGGCGAGAAAGGGAGCGAGAACGACGTTCCCGCTCTTGAACGCCTCCTGCCCCGGACCTTCGCCGAGGGTGTACTGCAACTCCTCCAGGCTCGCCGCCCAGTCGTCGCTGGCACCCCAGGTCTCCTGGACACGCGAATCCACCCGCATGGTCAGCGCGGCGGCGTCCACACCGTCGACCAGCGACACTGCAGCCACACACACCGAACCGGCCCAGTCGGCCGATCCGGAGGTCTCCGCCCGGTCGGCGATGGTGCGCCAGAGCTGTTGGTAGCGCTCCTCGTCCAAAAGACCTGCTCCTGACTGGTCAGACGGGCACCTTCCTTACCCGGCAAAACGCGTTCTCACAGGCGGTGCTCAGCGGCCCCAGACGGGGCAAAAGCCGCCACCGCTTGGTGGTTGGGTCGTGTCTCGTCTCCTCGACAGTTGGTGCCTCAGGCCTGCTCGGCCGACGGGTCCAGGTCGGCCGGACGCAGCGATCCGCTGGTGATGGCATGGGCCACGATGTGCAGGGCCACGTGGTGACTGCGCGCGTGGTGGCGGACGATGGTCCAGGCTCGGTCGACGTCGATGTTCAGGCCGCCGGCGACCATGCCTACCGCCTGGCCGAACTCTGCCCGGGCGTTGACCGCGGCCAGCGTGCGTTCGAAGAGTCTTTCCGTACGCCGCACACTGGGCTCCTGGGCAAGCCCCAGGGCGGCGAGGGAGGCCAGCGACCGCGCGGCGTCCAGGCGCCACTGCGGGGCCTCGCCGGGGTCGGCGAAGAGGAGGTTCAGGCCGCCGACCGGCTTGCCATCCAGCCGTAGAGGGACCGCCTCCACAGCATGGAAACCGGCCGCCATCGCCGCCGGGGCGAAGCTGGGCCATCTGGTGGTTTCGCGGGACAGGTCGGTCGCCACCACGAGCTCACCGGAGCGCACGCAGTCCACGCAGGGTCCCTGATCGATCTGGGCCTGCAGCAACTCCACGAACTCCGCCCGCTCGTCGGACGCGGTCACCAGCCGGATGATCCCTCGCGGGTCGACCATGAGCAGGCCGGTGGCAGAAGCGCCCAGCACGTCCACGCAGGCGGTCGTGACCTGGTACAAAACTTCCGGATCGCCTCGCTCGTCAGTGAGGCCGTCGGTGATCTCCACCATGCTGGCGGCGAGACGATCCGTCATCTCAGACACACCTACCAGCCTACTCTGAGGCGCGGGCCGGTGACCGGTCCGGCTTCGGAGCGGTTATCACCGCGCACCGGGAATCTCGCCGGTGTAGATGATCTGGTGTGCCACCTCGCGCAACTTGATGTTGCGGTGCTGGGAGATCCGGCGCAGGACGTCGAAGGCTTCCTGGCTGTTCAGGCGATAGCGTTCCATGACTATTCCGACCGCTTCGCTGATGTCGGAGCGGGTCTTCAGCGCCTCGGTGAGCGTCTCCGCCCGGCGGGCCGCCGCGATCGCCACGCTCGCGTGTGCGGCGAAGATCGCGCCGACGGCCCGGGACTGCTCGGTGAACGCCAACGGCCGATCGGCGTACAGGTTGAGCGCCCCGATCACCTCGTCGCGCGCACTCAGGCGGAACGACAGCATGGCCGCCACCCCGAGCTTCGTCGCGGCCGGACCGAACCTCGGCCAGTGCGGATCGTTGGCCAGGTCGTTGGCGAGGTTCACCAGGTTGTCGTCCACCGAGGCCACGCACGGGCCTTCGCGTAGTGCGTACTGCGCCTTGTCGACCTCGGACACGAAATCGTCGGTCGCAGCCGCGGTGTCGAACCGGCCGCGGGCACGTCGCAACGAAACGCCTGCCGCGGAAGCCCCTGGAACGCTGGTGGCGGCGGCCTTCACCACCGAGAGTAAAGTGGACTGTTCGGAGTCCGCCGCCCACAGCTGTTCCATCAGTTGGGCGAATCCCAGGGCCAGGCGTTCACCCTCGAATCCCTGCGCATCCATAAGGCGGGACTACCCGGCCAGTTGCCTGCAAAACGACAGCCGTGCCCACGAAGGAACGGGTCGCTATGCGTACAGGGGTTGCTGGCGGGTAGCCACGGAGGTGATGTTCCCGCCGGCTCAGAAGGAGCGCCAGATGATCAACGCCACTGCCGCCCTCGGCCGACTGGCGAACGAGGAGCACGCGTACGAACACGGCCACGAGCGGCCACTGCGCGGGTACCTCGCGGCGATGGCGGTGTTCGCCGGCGGCACCGGAGCCGTCGCCGCGCTGGCCCGGATGACCGGCCGGCAACTGCCCGAACGCATCGCGCTCACGGACGTGATCCTCGGCGGCGTGGCCACCCACAAGTTCGCGCGCATCCTCACGAAGGACGCGGTGACCAGCCCGGCCCGGGCGCCCTTCACCCAGTACGAGGAGCCGGCCGGCTCGGCCGAGCTGAACGAGAGCCCGCGCAAGGACAGCGAGCTGCGGCACGGGATCGGGGAACTCGTCACCTGTCCGTTCTGTCTCGCGCCGTGGATCGCGACCGGGTATGTCGCCACGCTGACGTTCGCGCCGCGGGTGGCCCGGGCCTGGTCGGCGGTGATGACCACCGTGGCGATCTCGGACGCCCTCCAGCACGTGTACGCGCGGATCCGCACGGAGTGAGGTGGACCACTGCCGCGAGTGCGGGTCGCGTCCTCGTGTACGGGGGTAGTCATTGCCCTACAGGGAACTCGACTGGATCGCGTCGACGAAGGATCCGTCCGGTGGAGCGAGGGCACGTCGGTGGAGGTTGTCGAGCTGGCACCGCGCGTTGTAACAACGCACCCAGGTGGCGGCGACCTCGGCCGTACTCCGCTCTGCCGCAGAGAACGCACGGCAGCGCTCGTAGTCGTCGAGAAACGCTCGGACCTCCGCCGCCGTCGGTGCGTCCGGCGGCACCGGTGACCCCTGTGTGAAGGCGCCGGCGCTGAGCCCGACCACCACTGGCTCGGGGGCGTACACGAGGCTGTCCCAGTCGTATCCGGCGACGAATGCACCGTCGACGACACAGACGTTCTGCCATACCCAGTCGCTGTGTCCGATCACGTTCGGACTGTGGTGGGTGGAACGCAGGACGGCCGCGGCGGAGTCGGCGGCTTCGTCCAGCCACTCGTATCCGGGGACCGGGGTGGAGAAGTCGAAGACAGAGTCGTGCGGCACTGGCCACGCGCCCCCACTCCAGTCCGCCCATGCCGGGCGGCCGGCGACGAGATCAGTGCCGTCCACAGTGCGCAGGGCATCGATCTGCGCCGCGAGCGCGGCCGCCATGGCGGTCCTTGCCCCCGGATCGTGCGGGCTGCCGGTCGAGGTGCAGGAGAGGCGTTCCTCGACCACCGCGAGTACGCCGTCCGTACGTGACGGGCCGTCGAGGACACGGGCGCAGCCGAATCCCGACACGGCAAGCGCGTTCTGGGCGCGTACGACGGCCAGCAGGCGACGGGCGTCCGCACCCGGCCGCAGTGCCTTGAGTACCACCTCTCGACCGTCGCGCAGCCTCAGCCCGAAGACCGCGCCAATGTCGCCGCCGGTGAACAGAACTCGGTCGATGTCGGCGCCGAGATGCTCGCGCACGTGGCGGGTCAACCAGTCGGACACCTGCGAGGCGGCGTCCGCGCCGAGGACTGCCCGCTGCACACCGCTGACCTCATCCATGCTGCACAACGCTACGGCTTGCCCGAGCCGAGTGCAGGAGCGAGCACGACTGTCAACGAGCAATTGCGTGACGCCCAGCGCCCGGCACAGTCGATGCGGCGGCGAGGCGGACCCTTGCCGCCCGGCACCGGAAAGCCGAAGGTGGGGAGCCCGTCTTCGGACTCCCCACCTGTCAGCAAGCGCGACAGCTCGCCTTACCTAGCGGCTCTGACCACCCTCGCGGCCTGCTTCGCTGGCACGCTGCGGGTCGTTGGCGAAGTTGCCGCCGCTCGCGTGGCCGCCCTTGCTCGCGATGTCCTTCTGCTGCTCCTCGGACATCCCCGCAAAGCCACGGTTGCTGTTGTCCTGCGCCATGGTTCGTGCCTCCGTCCTTCTGGACTTCAACTTGCTGACTCCCATGTACCTACGCTCATGATCGGCAAACGGGGGGATCCAGCGATTTCTGGTTCCTCTTTCTGGGAACGGGGACAAGCTGCCGAACAACCGCCCAGCAGCTCACGCAGGTGTTCTTTCCGTACGCAGATCTGTTGCCTGTAAGACGATCCGCCCGAGCGAACGCTCGGGGGGATCGTCATGGGTGGTGCGGGCAGCCGACGGGGGCTTGAGCCGACTGCCCGGTCCTTGGGAGGAATCTCCGACCGGTCAGGTGGAGTGGAGTGGACGCCCTGCTCCGGTCGTGGAAATGGATATGGCCTCGCGTCGAGCGACCCCGGGGCCAGAAGGCGAGAAGCAATGTCGAGGCATGCCGACCTCACGCCCGTCGTGCGGGAGGAACCGCATCGGCTGACTGCTCAACCAACAGCGCACCTACCCGGGTCGATCGATCACAACCGTTCGCGGCGGAAAAAGATCGCAGCGGTTCGCGAACGAGCGTCACATCCGCTGTTCGGACACCTCGCTCGGGCGGGCCGCGGGGTTGCGCCGGCTGCGGTCGGCGTTCCGGATCCGGACGGTCGTCTCGTCGAGGGAACTGACGCGTTCGGCGAGGGCCCGGTGCTTACGCCGCAGCGCCGGCTCGGTGGCGCGCAGAGGTGCGAGGAGTGCGGCGGCGTCGTCGTGACCGAGCGCGGTGTGGATGGCCTCGCGAGTGGCCCGTCCACCCTGGTCGCGTACCGGGAGCGCGCTGATCTGCCCGGCCAGCTCGCGAAGTTGCGCGGCGTTGGCTCGGGCCCACGCGGCGACGGCCCGGTCGCCCGAACGCCGGTCACGGGTGGTCTGGACCCGCTGCTCACGGGTCGTTGCGGCCTGGTCCCCGGCCTGGGGGTTGAGCCGCAGGAAGCGGCGTTCGGCGGCCTGGCGGCTGGCGAGGCCGAGCGCCGGCGCGATCTCGGTCCAGGTCAGGCCCTGTGCACGGGCAGCCTCGATGAGGGCCGGCTCCCAGGTCGCCAGCTGCTCGCGGAGGCGGCGGAGCGTGCCCAGAGCGTCCAGGATCGCCTGCCCGTCGGGCACCTCGTCGGGCACCCCCTCGGGAGCCCCCTCGACTGGCCTCGGCCCGCCGGCTCCCGGCGCGTACGCCTGGTCGAGCCGGGCCATCACCTCGACCAGGCCGGCCAGCGCCTCCGTCGCGGCGCCCTCCCCGGCACCGGTCGCTGCCGCGACCGGTGCCGAGCGCCGGGTCCGCCGCGGCGTCGTCCGCCTGGGTGAGTCTGGCGTTCGGACCATCGGCGCTCCCGGGATCGAGGAATTGTCAGCGCGATGCTGACGTACGGGGTTGTCATCGATTCGATGACATGGTACAAGGAACTCGTGCATTGACGAACTCCCGTCCAAGTCGACGATCAGGAGGTGCAGGGGACGATGTTGATGCGCACAGACCCCTTCCGGCAGTTGGACCGGCTCGCCCAGCAGGCCTTCGGTGGGGGTAACTCTCCCGGTACGTGGTCCCGGCCGAACCCGATGCCGATGGACGCCTACCGCTCCGGCGACCACTTCGTAGTCGCGTTCGACCTTCCCGGCGCCACCGCCGACGCGATAGAAGTCGACGTCGAGCGCAACGTTCTGACCGTGCGTGCCGAACGCCGCCCGCCCGAGGTGGGCGAGGATGTGGAGATGCAGGTCTCCGAACGGCCACTCGGGGTGTTCTCCCGGCAGCTGTTCCTCGGTGACACGCTGGACACCGACCACCTCGAGGCCTCGTACGAAGCCGGCGTTCTCACATTGCGGATCCCCGTCGCCGAGAAGGCCAAGCCCCGCAGGATCTCCATCTCCAGTGCCGATTCGGAGAAGAAGCAGATCAACGCCTGAGTGAGCACTCCGGCGCTGATCGATGAGGAGACGACCCGCAGCGGACGTGGTGAGAAGGGCTGGTGCGGACAGTGGCTGGTACGCACATCGCCGGCGAAACGGCGGCTTTCCTTGACCTCATCTGCGACGACCCGGCCCTGCTCCGCGCGGAGTTCGACGAGCTGATGGCGGCGTGCTGGGAGGATCCCCCCTCTCCGCCCGCACGCCGCCCCAGCCCACCACGGCGGCCGCCTCGGCGACCGCGAGGGCCGAGCGGTGTGCGGCGGCGGACGCGCCCAGGTGGGTACGACTCCTCGGCAGCGACCCGTCGCCCAGGTGGCCGGCAACGAGGCCCGCCGAGCGCGGTTCGCCTGCGGATGCACAGGTGAAGAGCGATGACCAGTGACGACCCGTGATGAACCGGGAGGTGATGTCCACCCGTCCGAGAACCTCTCAACGCACATGATTCCGATCCTGAACGCGATGCGGTGCCGGCCGGGTCTCGCGCGACCCGAAGGCGACGACGCGCACAGCT encodes:
- a CDS encoding VOC family protein, which codes for MACRISELVLGCRDPETLAKFWCEVLDFVVLDREGDDMFEIGPREGFGGPQPTIILSRRDEPEKGKSRLHIDVNATDRDQDAELERLLKLGARRADIGQTGEESWHVLADPEGNEFCLLRARLAPL
- a CDS encoding HIT family protein, whose amino-acid sequence is MDAQNDVTGCLGCDLLAGRRELPGGVIHQTDHWVVNHVVGPLNLGTLVVAPRRHVVAVAELSVEAAEELGRVLRDASRMVEALCEPEQVYVCQWSHGEPARKHLHFVVQPVTTDVVRAFGGRRSEQLQAAMMVTDYEAPREQVEAFCERGRRWFRDDAG
- a CDS encoding ANTAR domain-containing protein, which translates into the protein MSYHEVHLATGMLAAHLDVELDEAFTRLRARAYAEERPLLALARDVVARRVPLDDEELG
- a CDS encoding GAF domain-containing protein, whose translation is MTDRLAASMVEITDGLTDERGDPEVLYQVTTACVDVLGASATGLLMVDPRGIIRLVTASDERAEFVELLQAQIDQGPCVDCVRSGELVVATDLSRETTRWPSFAPAAMAAGFHAVEAVPLRLDGKPVGGLNLLFADPGEAPQWRLDAARSLASLAALGLAQEPSVRRTERLFERTLAAVNARAEFGQAVGMVAGGLNIDVDRAWTIVRHHARSHHVALHIVAHAITSGSLRPADLDPSAEQA
- a CDS encoding GAF and ANTAR domain-containing protein, which produces MDAQGFEGERLALGFAQLMEQLWAADSEQSTLLSVVKAAATSVPGASAAGVSLRRARGRFDTAAATDDFVSEVDKAQYALREGPCVASVDDNLVNLANDLANDPHWPRFGPAATKLGVAAMLSFRLSARDEVIGALNLYADRPLAFTEQSRAVGAIFAAHASVAIAAARRAETLTEALKTRSDISEAVGIVMERYRLNSQEAFDVLRRISQHRNIKLREVAHQIIYTGEIPGAR
- a CDS encoding DUF1360 domain-containing protein, with product MINATAALGRLANEEHAYEHGHERPLRGYLAAMAVFAGGTGAVAALARMTGRQLPERIALTDVILGGVATHKFARILTKDAVTSPARAPFTQYEEPAGSAELNESPRKDSELRHGIGELVTCPFCLAPWIATGYVATLTFAPRVARAWSAVMTTVAISDALQHVYARIRTE
- a CDS encoding KGG domain-containing protein; the encoded protein is MAQDNSNRGFAGMSEEQQKDIASKGGHASGGNFANDPQRASEAGREGGQSR
- a CDS encoding Hsp20/alpha crystallin family protein, with protein sequence MLMRTDPFRQLDRLAQQAFGGGNSPGTWSRPNPMPMDAYRSGDHFVVAFDLPGATADAIEVDVERNVLTVRAERRPPEVGEDVEMQVSERPLGVFSRQLFLGDTLDTDHLEASYEAGVLTLRIPVAEKAKPRRISISSADSEKKQINA